From Heliomicrobium modesticaldum Ice1, a single genomic window includes:
- a CDS encoding transposase, which produces MQSVAQPLEEVQKIFCRTPGGKKAGRLIQHFTQYASKVYGFSQMVRQAKDGRKQPRIKAPAIFTVAFFGAFFCMESMEQMDRWQKTGVFRQLVPKNIRLPSHDTVRQALMKWDLKEQRKQHNCVIQRYKEQRGPQKESINGWRVTAIDGVELFHTKAYRCPECLTREHRDKTTDYYHAVVVAQQVGGNANLIYDWEMRKPQDGVDKDEGETTVAQRLIRRMAETYGKITDVYTLDALFAKAPVIHAALDAGAHVVVRMKEERRRIMKEANACFANRLPDSTWEERDGKGNTVYVQAWDEEGLAQWPQVRVPMRIVKIIRHTNKTVIEANKEVFVTDVVERWIATTCSSEKADTQTIAQIAAARWDIENIGFRNLKTFNALDHCFVHDSVAIKAMIGFQVLAFNLKRLFFFHHLPASRHRDVPLRYLIDEMREATRWVSLHLYRWVWEWGLSTA; this is translated from the coding sequence GTGCAAAGCGTAGCACAGCCACTCGAAGAAGTCCAGAAAATTTTTTGTAGAACACCTGGTGGAAAAAAAGCGGGCCGACTAATTCAACATTTTACGCAGTACGCCTCAAAGGTATATGGCTTTTCGCAGATGGTCCGTCAAGCAAAGGATGGTCGCAAACAACCCCGTATCAAAGCCCCAGCCATTTTTACCGTCGCTTTTTTTGGCGCCTTTTTCTGTATGGAAAGTATGGAGCAGATGGACCGTTGGCAAAAAACCGGGGTATTCCGTCAATTGGTTCCCAAAAACATTCGATTGCCATCACATGATACGGTGCGACAAGCCTTGATGAAATGGGATCTAAAAGAGCAACGAAAGCAGCATAACTGTGTGATCCAGCGATATAAGGAGCAACGCGGCCCGCAGAAGGAAAGCATCAATGGTTGGCGAGTGACTGCCATCGATGGCGTGGAGTTATTCCACACCAAGGCCTATCGTTGTCCCGAATGCCTTACGCGCGAACACCGCGACAAAACCACCGACTATTATCATGCGGTCGTAGTCGCTCAACAGGTTGGCGGCAACGCGAACCTGATTTATGACTGGGAAATGCGAAAGCCTCAGGATGGGGTGGACAAGGATGAAGGAGAAACCACCGTCGCCCAACGATTGATCCGACGTATGGCCGAGACCTATGGAAAAATAACGGATGTATACACGTTAGACGCGCTGTTTGCCAAAGCACCCGTCATTCATGCCGCTCTGGATGCAGGCGCTCATGTAGTTGTTCGCATGAAAGAAGAACGTCGACGGATAATGAAAGAGGCAAATGCCTGCTTTGCGAACCGGCTTCCGGACTCCACTTGGGAAGAAAGAGATGGAAAAGGGAATACCGTTTACGTTCAAGCTTGGGACGAAGAGGGATTGGCACAATGGCCGCAAGTTCGCGTGCCCATGCGAATCGTAAAAATCATTCGTCATACCAACAAGACAGTCATCGAAGCAAACAAAGAAGTTTTTGTCACTGATGTGGTGGAGCGCTGGATAGCAACCACATGCTCATCCGAAAAAGCGGATACCCAGACGATCGCACAAATTGCCGCCGCTCGTTGGGATATTGAGAATATTGGATTTCGCAACCTTAAGACGTTCAACGCCTTGGACCACTGCTTCGTGCACGATTCGGTGGCGATCAAAGCGATGATCGGATTTCAAGTGCTGGCTTTTAATCTTAAGCGATTGTTTTTCTTTCACCACCTCCCTGCCTCTCGTCATCGAGATGTGCCGCTTCGATATCTCATTGATGAGATGCGCGAAGCGACGAGGTGGGTATCTTTACATCTATATCGTTGGGTCTGGGAGTGGGGCTTATCTACTGCCTAG
- the cas6 gene encoding CRISPR system precrRNA processing endoribonuclease RAMP protein Cas6, with translation MFQKVCLVTILFQPVAPERQEGFFGRAQELPPPFVLRPLTGGKTEWRPGETFELAVHLFGKGCDYAPYLLSALSVAMEGGLGKGKRPAKMVRVFGENPFTGESVAVFVDNQWRMDGAPTLGGKDVDQRVRDVLQNFDGKVTMEYVTPLRLKSDSRLQHSVDPVLFVRSVLRRLSLLSMFHGQGRWEFPFQEYIEHSSGLAFCDEHYSWVDWERYSSRQESRLKLGGIIGSASLEGEVLPSFLPLILWAELTHVGKSTVFGLGKIWIKNKHVVR, from the coding sequence TTGTTCCAAAAGGTCTGTCTTGTCACTATCTTGTTTCAGCCTGTCGCTCCCGAACGGCAGGAAGGCTTCTTCGGGCGCGCGCAGGAGCTCCCACCGCCTTTCGTGTTGCGTCCCCTCACGGGCGGGAAGACGGAGTGGCGTCCGGGAGAGACCTTCGAGTTGGCCGTCCATCTGTTCGGAAAAGGCTGTGACTACGCGCCGTACCTGCTGTCCGCGCTGTCTGTCGCCATGGAAGGTGGTCTAGGGAAGGGGAAGCGTCCCGCTAAAATGGTGCGGGTGTTTGGGGAGAATCCCTTTACGGGAGAGTCGGTTGCGGTTTTTGTGGACAACCAATGGCGGATGGATGGGGCGCCGACGTTGGGCGGGAAGGATGTTGATCAAAGAGTACGGGACGTGTTGCAGAACTTTGACGGTAAGGTAACGATGGAGTATGTGACGCCTTTACGGCTTAAATCGGATAGTCGCTTGCAGCATTCCGTTGATCCGGTTTTATTCGTGAGATCTGTACTCCGGAGGTTATCCTTATTGTCGATGTTTCATGGACAAGGTCGATGGGAATTTCCCTTTCAGGAATATATCGAACATTCCTCGGGCCTAGCATTTTGTGACGAACATTACAGTTGGGTGGATTGGGAGCGATATTCGAGTAGGCAAGAAAGTCGTTTGAAATTAGGTGGGATTATCGGTAGTGCTAGTCTAGAAGGAGAAGTATTGCCCTCTTTTTTACCCTTAATCTTATGGGCAGAATTAACCCACGTGGGTAAATCAACAGTTTTTGGTTTAGGAAAAATATGGATAAAAAACAAGCATGTTGTTAGGTAA
- a CDS encoding DevR family CRISPR-associated autoregulator, whose translation MTISSISLCARVTLDMHSLNNEGAEGNQLQTRMVHIVDQTGQLAVTNAISGDMLKHIQNENLAQIASEMGLPICSGCKRVNANRINVDRDFFKSIEKLDTKDNIGTLRELIRYCTVDDLEGILITEGKRSVARKSVIEFGWLVGVPEKTRTESYFHVKFDAESRSGGSGSEDGSNTGQNIFYRPANSGEYALVLNVELDRIGFHDVTREYVLDEAERSKRKRAMLQSILHTFVKLNGAHRNTQHPHMVNMAGVISVSYNKTPAPTISPLADGYREEIQAVVQELNRWKGNEINCYKFDSLSQFARLVTDLAKKL comes from the coding sequence ATGACGATTTCGTCAATTTCGCTCTGCGCCCGGGTCACCCTGGACATGCACAGCCTGAACAACGAAGGGGCCGAGGGAAACCAACTTCAAACCCGCATGGTGCATATTGTCGATCAAACGGGCCAGTTGGCCGTTACCAACGCCATCAGCGGGGACATGCTTAAACATATCCAAAATGAAAACCTGGCCCAGATCGCCTCCGAGATGGGCCTGCCCATCTGTTCGGGCTGCAAACGGGTCAATGCGAACCGAATCAACGTGGACCGCGACTTTTTCAAATCCATCGAGAAACTGGACACGAAAGACAATATCGGAACCCTGCGCGAGTTGATCCGCTACTGCACTGTCGACGATCTGGAAGGGATCCTGATCACCGAGGGAAAACGGTCCGTTGCCCGTAAGTCCGTGATCGAGTTCGGTTGGCTCGTCGGCGTGCCGGAGAAAACGAGGACTGAGTCCTATTTCCACGTCAAGTTCGACGCCGAAAGCCGCAGTGGCGGCTCCGGTTCGGAAGACGGCTCCAACACGGGACAGAACATCTTCTATCGCCCGGCCAACTCCGGCGAGTACGCCCTCGTTTTGAACGTGGAACTGGATCGCATCGGCTTTCACGATGTAACCCGTGAGTACGTGCTCGATGAAGCGGAGCGGTCGAAGCGCAAACGGGCCATGCTGCAAAGCATCCTGCACACCTTCGTCAAATTGAATGGCGCCCACCGCAACACCCAGCACCCGCATATGGTCAATATGGCGGGCGTGATTTCTGTTTCCTATAACAAGACGCCGGCCCCGACCATCTCTCCTCTGGCCGATGGATACCGAGAGGAAATACAGGCCGTCGTCCAAGAGTTGAATCGCTGGAAGGGCAACGAAATCAATTGCTATAAATTTGACAGCCTGTCCCAATTCGCCAGGCTGGTGACAGACCTGGCCAAAAAGCTGTGA
- the cas3 gene encoding CRISPR-associated helicase Cas3', whose protein sequence is MQPELTALFTQITGKKPYGFQTQVAREVLEQERVILRAPTGSGKTWAALLPFLYAKENRTPWADRLIYAVPLRTLGKNLYSTIKKRLDDQFPGKYRVTMQTGDVPDDPLFEGDIILCTVDQLLSAYILHPYAVGPRRANVVAGALSGAYVVIDETHLLTPRESLATAVDMVRRYQGLMTALFMTATMPDTVMDEVARRCKAKTITVTEEQMESDPQSRQVKPERRIHRMTIPLSPEAVLSEHRTSSLVVCNTVDRAVRFYQTLKKMLGENKSDIPLFLLHSRFLPEDRARLERRITEQFGPDRTGRGIIISTQVLEAGVDISADVLHTELAPANAIVQRSGRVARYGGLGSIFVYDITEDGKRNYAPYFGVSIAANASSATNDINASSDEAEARRIMDATWDSLEKWDGKVIGFTQELAWVNEIHAAVEQRALRSRTERKVIDDVNAAMRSQSSHFLRDLVRNAASINLLVHPDPNTLDMRRQPPLFSLHPGVFRRIVRRVLRGEQDGAMWFMDFRENDEIIWMEIKNEKDLDGRYFFAVSPQLAAYHPEIGLTMESGTFQCKEKLDKPPVYERFRYRKELLSDHLQAVAGECEQQGKRNQAAVARWAELLCLRTDTIESFSWLGAAGHDAGKASLQWQTWARNYQFVLTGKVEEECLAHTDYDPENPRVKEAEKSKRKPSHAAEGAYYLFDRLLQPVADGLIPDDLPKAEIIARSVMTAIARHHGPHVKELNRQIEFCGMPDAVANWLSEQVKTMPVDTAILENIGLQSAWKSESSFDRNRFAKLLVDPKLNECGNNVLKELAWLFYLYLVRRLRMADWASMERAHPEKEVEKGDC, encoded by the coding sequence ATGCAGCCCGAATTGACGGCACTGTTCACTCAAATTACCGGAAAAAAACCCTATGGGTTTCAAACACAGGTGGCCCGAGAGGTTTTAGAACAGGAACGTGTCATACTTCGCGCCCCGACAGGTTCCGGTAAGACTTGGGCAGCCCTATTGCCGTTTTTATACGCAAAGGAGAACAGGACGCCTTGGGCTGATCGCCTCATCTATGCCGTTCCGCTTCGAACGCTCGGAAAAAACTTATATTCCACAATCAAAAAACGTCTAGATGATCAGTTTCCTGGCAAGTATCGGGTGACGATGCAGACCGGAGACGTTCCCGACGATCCCCTCTTCGAGGGGGATATCATCCTCTGCACCGTTGACCAACTGTTGTCTGCCTACATCCTTCATCCCTACGCTGTCGGTCCCCGAAGGGCTAATGTTGTCGCCGGCGCATTGTCAGGGGCATACGTAGTCATTGATGAAACTCATCTGCTGACGCCTCGAGAATCGCTAGCGACGGCTGTGGATATGGTCCGCCGTTACCAGGGGCTGATGACTGCACTCTTCATGACCGCGACGATGCCGGATACGGTGATGGATGAGGTGGCTCGCCGCTGCAAAGCAAAAACCATTACTGTCACAGAAGAACAAATGGAAAGCGATCCGCAATCACGTCAAGTCAAGCCAGAGCGTCGAATTCATCGCATGACAATCCCCCTGTCGCCGGAAGCCGTTCTCAGCGAACATCGCACGAGCAGCCTTGTCGTATGCAATACAGTTGACCGCGCGGTTCGTTTTTATCAAACGCTAAAAAAGATGCTCGGCGAAAATAAATCGGACATCCCTCTATTTCTTCTACACTCGCGGTTTTTACCGGAGGACAGAGCGAGATTAGAACGGCGGATCACTGAACAGTTCGGACCGGATCGCACCGGACGGGGGATCATTATCTCCACACAAGTCCTGGAAGCAGGCGTCGACATCTCAGCCGATGTCCTGCATACGGAACTCGCTCCGGCAAACGCAATTGTTCAACGCAGTGGACGGGTTGCCCGTTATGGAGGCTTGGGCTCAATCTTCGTCTACGACATCACTGAAGACGGGAAGAGAAACTACGCGCCCTACTTCGGCGTCTCTATTGCCGCAAATGCGTCAAGTGCAACAAATGACATAAATGCATCAAGTGACGAAGCAGAAGCGAGAAGAATCATGGATGCTACCTGGGACAGCCTGGAAAAATGGGACGGAAAAGTCATCGGCTTTACGCAAGAGTTGGCGTGGGTAAACGAAATCCACGCCGCTGTAGAACAGCGGGCGCTGCGTAGTCGAACAGAGCGAAAAGTCATCGATGACGTAAACGCGGCCATGCGGAGCCAATCAAGCCATTTTCTCCGTGACCTGGTTCGCAACGCGGCGTCTATCAATCTTCTTGTTCATCCCGACCCGAATACGTTGGATATGCGTAGGCAGCCCCCACTGTTCTCGCTTCATCCCGGCGTTTTTCGACGGATCGTTCGCCGTGTGTTAAGAGGTGAACAAGATGGCGCCATGTGGTTCATGGACTTTCGAGAAAACGACGAAATCATCTGGATGGAGATCAAGAACGAAAAAGATCTGGATGGGCGGTATTTCTTCGCCGTATCTCCCCAACTGGCTGCGTACCATCCAGAAATCGGCCTAACAATGGAAAGTGGAACCTTTCAGTGCAAGGAAAAGCTGGATAAGCCTCCTGTCTATGAGCGATTTCGCTACCGCAAGGAATTATTGTCCGATCACCTTCAGGCCGTTGCCGGCGAGTGCGAGCAGCAGGGCAAACGCAATCAGGCTGCGGTAGCGCGTTGGGCAGAGTTATTGTGTCTTCGCACAGATACAATCGAATCGTTTAGCTGGCTTGGGGCGGCAGGTCATGATGCGGGCAAGGCGTCTCTGCAATGGCAGACCTGGGCGAGGAATTATCAATTTGTCCTGACCGGAAAAGTCGAAGAGGAATGCCTTGCCCATACCGATTACGATCCTGAAAATCCGCGCGTGAAAGAAGCGGAAAAGAGCAAGAGAAAGCCGAGCCATGCCGCTGAAGGAGCCTATTACCTCTTTGATCGATTGCTTCAGCCGGTGGCAGATGGCCTGATCCCCGACGATCTGCCGAAGGCGGAAATCATCGCGCGATCTGTGATGACGGCAATCGCCCGGCATCATGGACCGCACGTAAAAGAGTTGAACCGGCAGATCGAGTTTTGCGGGATGCCGGACGCAGTGGCGAACTGGTTGTCAGAACAGGTGAAGACGATGCCGGTCGACACCGCCATTCTAGAGAATATTGGATTGCAGTCCGCCTGGAAAAGTGAATCCAGTTTCGACCGGAATCGTTTCGCCAAACTATTGGTCGATCCGAAACTCAATGAATGTGGAAACAATGTGCTCAAAGAACTGGCGTGGCTGTTTTACTTATACCTGGTCCGTCGGCTACGCATGGCCGACTGGGCTTCTATGGAAAGAGCACACCCGGAAAAGGAGGTGGAAAAGGGTGATTGTTGA
- a CDS encoding MTH1187 family thiamine-binding protein, translated as MPVIAEVTVVPLGTGSPSLSRYVADCHQLLREAEGIRYQLTPMSTVIEGELDRVVEVVRKMHEAPFTAGALRVSTTIRIDDRRDKPLSMEGKVRAVEERFM; from the coding sequence ATGCCGGTAATCGCAGAAGTTACCGTCGTTCCGCTTGGAACTGGCTCGCCGAGTCTCAGCCGCTATGTGGCCGATTGCCACCAGTTGCTCCGGGAGGCCGAGGGGATCCGATACCAGTTGACGCCCATGTCGACGGTGATCGAAGGGGAACTGGACCGTGTGGTCGAGGTCGTCCGAAAGATGCATGAAGCGCCCTTTACAGCCGGCGCCCTGCGGGTGTCGACGACGATCCGCATCGATGACCGCCGGGACAAGCCGCTGTCGATGGAAGGGAAAGTGCGAGCGGTGGAGGAGCGTTTTATGTAA
- a CDS encoding TIGR03915 family putative DNA repair protein, translating into MLHYRYDGEFDGLLTAIYEAYYRRQVPDDIRPSGWAETNLFAEEVAITTDPEKAEKVFTAMAVKISPDARRHTAYAFLSELPGMEKAIYEYLRLGFRMGAAVDTHLTDERVLQVHRLSQKVRTERHRMLGLLRFRLLKGNVYYAPMEPDHNITGLLAPHFVDRLGDQNWIIHDLRRGLAALYNQKEWILTELDGIVDFTQSTMEQVYQDLWRDYFRSVTITGRINQRLQRRCMPARYWKHLIEK; encoded by the coding sequence ATGCTGCATTACCGTTACGACGGCGAGTTTGATGGTTTGTTGACGGCCATCTATGAGGCTTATTATCGCCGACAGGTCCCCGACGATATCCGCCCGTCGGGTTGGGCTGAGACGAATCTCTTCGCCGAGGAGGTGGCGATCACCACCGATCCGGAAAAGGCAGAAAAAGTCTTCACGGCCATGGCGGTCAAAATCTCGCCTGATGCCCGCCGCCACACGGCCTATGCCTTTCTGTCTGAGCTGCCGGGCATGGAAAAGGCGATCTATGAATACCTTCGCCTTGGCTTTCGCATGGGAGCCGCCGTAGATACCCACCTGACCGACGAGCGGGTGCTGCAGGTCCACCGCTTGAGCCAGAAGGTGCGGACGGAACGGCATCGCATGCTCGGATTGCTCCGCTTTCGCCTTTTAAAAGGAAACGTTTACTACGCGCCCATGGAGCCTGATCACAACATCACCGGGTTGCTGGCGCCCCATTTTGTCGATCGGCTCGGCGATCAGAACTGGATCATCCATGACCTCCGGCGGGGGTTGGCAGCCCTGTATAACCAGAAGGAGTGGATCTTGACAGAACTGGACGGCATTGTTGACTTTACGCAGTCGACAATGGAACAGGTATACCAGGATCTCTGGCGCGACTATTTCCGGAGCGTGACGATCACCGGACGGATCAACCAGCGCCTTCAGCGACGGTGCATGCCGGCGCGGTATTGGAAACACTTGATTGAGAAGTAG
- the queC gene encoding 7-cyano-7-deazaguanine synthase QueC, translating into MDAYRERAVVILSGGLDSTTCMALADCRGEDIFALTFAYNQRHIREIEAAQAVACHYGAHHQIIDLGAVFAASALTSTEIRPEVAAPLGGSAVAKMEAMGCAEKNPVAIATAIPATYVPARNILFLAYALSFAEKVGARRIYTGVNALDNPGYPDCRPEFIAAFQRMIDVGTKAGTEGRSVEVFTPLIEMNKADIIRLALDLDAPLHLTLTCYYGERPACGECNSCRLRLEGFRLLGKGDPIAYRKG; encoded by the coding sequence ATGGATGCTTATCGCGAACGAGCCGTCGTCATCCTGTCCGGTGGATTGGATTCGACCACCTGCATGGCCTTGGCCGACTGCCGGGGTGAAGATATTTTTGCGCTCACCTTCGCTTACAATCAGCGGCATATCCGGGAGATCGAAGCGGCGCAGGCAGTGGCCTGTCATTATGGGGCGCACCATCAGATCATCGATCTGGGCGCGGTCTTCGCCGCCAGCGCGCTGACATCGACGGAAATCCGACCGGAGGTGGCCGCTCCTTTGGGCGGGTCCGCTGTCGCCAAAATGGAAGCGATGGGCTGTGCAGAAAAGAACCCGGTTGCAATTGCGACTGCCATTCCGGCCACTTATGTGCCGGCAAGAAACATTCTTTTTTTGGCCTATGCCTTGTCCTTTGCCGAAAAGGTGGGTGCCCGGCGGATCTACACCGGCGTGAACGCCCTGGACAACCCCGGTTATCCCGACTGCCGGCCTGAATTCATCGCTGCCTTTCAACGGATGATCGACGTAGGGACGAAGGCGGGTACAGAGGGGCGGAGCGTGGAAGTATTCACGCCGCTGATCGAGATGAACAAGGCTGACATCATCCGCCTTGCCTTGGATCTGGACGCACCGCTGCACTTGACCCTCACCTGCTATTACGGTGAAAGACCGGCCTGCGGGGAGTGCAACAGTTGCCGGTTGCGCCTGGAAGGGTTTCGGCTGCTGGGGAAAGGCGATCCGATCGCTTATCGGAAGGGATAG